From Microbacterium invictum, the proteins below share one genomic window:
- a CDS encoding TerC family protein, translating to MELPVWFEIGSMVVLLAILIADLLLIIKRPHIPSNKESTLWVVFYVILALIFAGLMWMFAGGEYAGQFIAGWLTEYSLSIDNLFVFVLIMTQFSVPRRYQQKVLMVGIIIALILRGIFILAGAAIIENFLPIFYVFGAFLIWTAFKQAFPGGDHDEDVKQESVIVRTLRRTIDISETYDGAKVRTIVDGKKMFTPMIIVFVAIGMTDLLFALDSIPAIFGITQNAFIVFTANIFALMGLRQLYFLLGGLLDRLRYLHYGIAFILAFIGVKLIFHAMHENEVPFINGGEGIAWAPDISTWMSLGVIVVSMVVATVASLIASARERDAEPSPRTASHPVVPAETEAAAIAVAEEKGAPATVETPDRDERRQ from the coding sequence ATGGAGCTTCCTGTCTGGTTCGAGATCGGCTCGATGGTCGTGCTGCTGGCGATTCTGATCGCCGACCTGCTGCTGATCATCAAGCGACCCCACATCCCCTCCAACAAGGAGTCGACGCTGTGGGTCGTGTTCTACGTGATCCTGGCCCTCATCTTCGCCGGTCTCATGTGGATGTTCGCCGGTGGGGAGTATGCCGGGCAGTTCATCGCCGGGTGGCTGACGGAGTACAGCCTGTCGATCGACAACCTGTTCGTGTTCGTGCTGATCATGACGCAGTTCTCGGTGCCTCGTCGCTATCAGCAGAAGGTGCTGATGGTGGGCATCATCATCGCGCTGATCCTCCGCGGGATCTTCATCCTGGCCGGTGCGGCGATCATCGAGAACTTCCTGCCGATCTTCTATGTTTTCGGTGCGTTCCTGATCTGGACTGCGTTCAAGCAAGCCTTCCCCGGTGGCGACCATGACGAAGACGTCAAGCAGGAGAGTGTCATCGTGCGCACCCTGCGCCGCACGATCGACATCAGCGAGACCTATGACGGTGCCAAGGTGCGCACCATCGTCGACGGCAAGAAGATGTTCACCCCGATGATCATCGTGTTCGTCGCGATCGGCATGACCGATCTGCTGTTCGCGCTGGATTCGATCCCCGCGATCTTCGGCATCACGCAGAACGCATTCATCGTGTTCACCGCGAACATCTTCGCGCTCATGGGCCTGCGTCAGCTCTACTTCCTGCTGGGCGGACTGCTCGACCGGCTGCGGTACCTGCACTACGGCATCGCCTTCATCCTCGCTTTCATCGGCGTGAAGCTCATCTTCCACGCGATGCACGAGAACGAGGTGCCGTTCATCAACGGCGGCGAGGGCATCGCCTGGGCGCCCGACATCTCGACCTGGATGTCGCTCGGCGTCATCGTGGTCTCGATGGTCGTGGCGACGGTCGCGAGCCTGATCGCGTCGGCGCGTGAGCGTGACGCCGAGCCGTCACCGCGTACCGCCTCCCACCCGGTCGTGCCCGCCGAGACCGAAGCGGCCGCCATCGCCGTCGCGGAGGAGAAGGGCGCGCCGGCGACTGTGGAGACCCCCGACCGCGACGAGCGCAGGCAGTAG
- a CDS encoding ATP-binding cassette domain-containing protein → MIEFRDVSKQYPDGTAAVDAFSLVIPAHKTTVLVGSSGCGKTTLLRMINRMVEPTSGVIEIDGESIAARDAVALRRSIGYIMQSAGLLPHISVVDNVATVPVLSGVRRAEARARALELLDVVGLDRSLAGRYPHQLSGGQQQRVGVARGLAADPNILLMDEPFGAVDPIVRRELQHEILRLQRDLDKTVVFVTHDIDEAFLLGDQVVILHKGAHIAQVGSPSEIIEAPASEFVEQFIGADRGTRALRLKETPRGTVVVDTEGRTQGTILGGDAA, encoded by the coding sequence GTGATCGAATTCCGCGACGTGTCGAAGCAGTACCCCGACGGGACTGCGGCCGTCGACGCGTTCAGCCTCGTGATCCCGGCGCACAAGACCACAGTGCTCGTGGGCTCGTCCGGCTGCGGCAAGACGACATTGCTGCGCATGATCAATCGCATGGTCGAGCCGACGTCGGGCGTGATCGAAATCGACGGTGAGTCCATCGCGGCACGGGATGCCGTGGCCCTGCGCCGCAGCATCGGCTACATCATGCAGAGCGCGGGCCTGCTACCGCACATCAGCGTGGTCGACAACGTCGCCACCGTGCCGGTTCTCAGCGGGGTGCGCCGGGCCGAGGCGCGGGCGCGGGCGCTCGAGCTACTGGATGTCGTCGGGCTCGATCGCTCGCTCGCGGGGCGCTACCCGCACCAGCTCTCCGGCGGCCAGCAGCAACGGGTCGGCGTGGCGCGCGGGCTTGCCGCCGACCCGAACATCCTCCTGATGGACGAGCCGTTCGGGGCCGTCGACCCCATCGTCCGCCGTGAGCTGCAGCACGAGATCCTGCGCCTGCAGCGCGACCTCGACAAGACCGTGGTGTTCGTCACGCACGACATCGATGAGGCGTTCCTCCTCGGCGACCAGGTCGTCATCCTGCACAAGGGTGCGCACATCGCCCAGGTCGGCTCGCCGAGCGAGATCATCGAAGCCCCGGCATCCGAGTTCGTCGAGCAGTTCATCGGGGCCGACCGCGGCACGCGCGCGCTGCGCCTGAAGGAGACGCCCCGCGGCACCGTGGTGGTCGACACCGAGGGGCGCACTCAGGGCACGATACTCGGGGGCGACGCCGCGTGA
- a CDS encoding ABC transporter permease encodes MSWVLDNLDLIAKLTLVHLRQSAIAIVLSFLIALPLGWLAWRFRVLRSGIITVVGLLYTIPSLALLMLLPTLLGISPLSELNLIIALILYGVALMVRAVADGLDAIDPDVRLAATAMGYGPARRFARVDFPLAGPVVLAGLRVTAVSTIALATVGILIGIENLGYLFTNGYQRRIIEEIFSGIVAVVVIALVIDLLLVLAGRLLMPWSRTPTRRAATRRVEAEALA; translated from the coding sequence GTGAGCTGGGTGCTCGACAACCTCGACCTCATCGCGAAGCTGACGCTCGTGCATCTGCGTCAGAGTGCCATCGCCATCGTCTTGTCGTTCCTCATCGCCCTGCCGCTGGGCTGGCTCGCCTGGCGGTTCCGGGTGTTGCGCAGCGGCATCATCACCGTGGTGGGGCTGCTGTACACGATCCCCTCGCTCGCCCTGCTCATGCTCCTGCCCACCCTGCTGGGCATCAGCCCGCTCAGCGAGCTCAACCTCATCATCGCGCTGATCCTGTACGGCGTCGCACTGATGGTGCGGGCCGTGGCCGACGGCCTGGACGCGATCGATCCGGACGTGCGGCTGGCGGCCACCGCGATGGGCTACGGGCCGGCCCGCCGGTTCGCGCGGGTCGACTTCCCGCTCGCGGGTCCGGTCGTGCTGGCCGGTCTGCGCGTCACTGCCGTGAGCACGATCGCGCTCGCCACCGTCGGCATCCTGATCGGCATCGAGAATCTCGGCTACCTGTTCACGAACGGATATCAGCGCCGCATCATCGAGGAGATCTTTTCGGGCATCGTCGCCGTCGTGGTGATCGCCCTGGTCATCGATCTGCTGCTCGTACTGGCCGGACGGCTGCTCATGCCGTGGTCGCGCACGCCCACCCGGCGCGCGGCAACTCGCCGGGTCGAGGCGGAGGCGCTGGCATGA
- a CDS encoding ABC transporter permease, which translates to MNLIADALAWIFSGDPGAGLAPIPVAFVEHLVYTFLSVLIAGAIAVPAGWAIGHTGRGRDVAVAVSGAARAVPSFGLLLLLVLLLGVLHKPEAAVITFVLLAIPSLLAGAYTGFEAIDRAVVDAGRSMGMTGGQVLRRIEIPLGLPLLIGGVRAATLQVVATVTIAAYANLGGLGQYIITGLNLRRFDMVLGGAILVAVLALVLDALFALGQRFALPHGVRASSTRSAPRARAPRPAAA; encoded by the coding sequence ATGAATCTCATTGCCGACGCTCTCGCGTGGATCTTCTCCGGCGACCCGGGGGCAGGGCTCGCACCGATCCCGGTCGCCTTCGTCGAGCACCTCGTCTACACGTTCCTGTCGGTGCTGATCGCCGGCGCGATCGCCGTACCGGCCGGATGGGCGATCGGGCACACCGGCAGAGGTCGCGACGTCGCCGTCGCGGTGTCCGGCGCCGCCCGTGCCGTTCCTTCCTTCGGCCTGCTCCTGCTGCTCGTGCTTCTGCTCGGCGTCCTGCACAAGCCCGAGGCCGCCGTGATCACCTTCGTTCTGCTGGCGATCCCGTCGCTCCTGGCCGGCGCATACACCGGGTTCGAAGCGATCGACCGGGCCGTGGTCGACGCCGGACGGTCGATGGGCATGACCGGTGGACAGGTGCTGCGACGCATCGAGATCCCGCTGGGCCTGCCGCTGCTGATCGGCGGGGTCCGTGCGGCGACGCTGCAGGTGGTCGCGACCGTCACGATCGCCGCCTATGCGAACCTCGGCGGACTCGGCCAGTACATCATCACGGGGCTGAACCTCCGCCGGTTCGACATGGTGCTCGGCGGCGCGATCCTCGTCGCCGTGCTCGCACTGGTGCTGGACGCCCTGTTTGCGCTCGGGCAGCGCTTCGCCCTTCCGCACGGCGTCCGTGCGTCTTCCACCCGCTCAGCGCCGCGCGCCCGCGCACCACGCCCGGCCGCGGCCTGA
- a CDS encoding ABC transporter substrate-binding protein — protein MHTARTRVAAVIALIAGGVLALSGCAQSDPLADPSTPADVDPATIVVGSQAYYSNEIIAEIYAQALEGAGFTVERSFNIGQRDAYLPSIESGEITLFPEYSGNLLQFFDADTDARSPEDVYAALADALPDGLTVLDQATASDQDSYTVTRAFADEHDLTSIADLAGVDVPLTLGGPPELAERPYGPTGLKDVYGVDVSFSGTGDTTVEELVAGTVNVANVYTADPRIQTEDLVVLEDPEALFLASNVVPLVSETVADEVAGVINPISAALTPEGLVALNVKSTQDKESPADIAAAWLSENGLD, from the coding sequence ATGCACACAGCACGCACCAGAGTGGCGGCCGTGATCGCCCTCATCGCAGGCGGTGTCCTGGCCCTGTCGGGCTGCGCCCAGAGCGACCCGCTCGCAGACCCCAGCACGCCCGCAGATGTCGATCCCGCCACGATCGTCGTCGGATCGCAGGCGTACTACTCGAATGAGATCATCGCGGAGATCTATGCCCAGGCCCTGGAGGGCGCCGGCTTCACCGTCGAGCGCTCGTTCAACATCGGCCAGCGCGACGCCTACCTCCCGTCGATCGAGAGTGGCGAGATCACGCTGTTCCCGGAGTACAGCGGCAACCTCCTGCAGTTCTTCGACGCGGACACCGATGCGCGCAGTCCGGAGGACGTGTACGCGGCCCTCGCGGATGCTCTGCCCGACGGCCTCACGGTGCTCGACCAGGCCACCGCGAGCGACCAGGATTCGTACACCGTCACGCGCGCCTTCGCCGACGAGCACGATCTCACCTCGATCGCCGATCTGGCCGGCGTCGACGTGCCGCTGACGCTCGGCGGCCCGCCGGAGCTTGCCGAACGCCCCTACGGCCCGACCGGGCTCAAGGACGTCTACGGCGTCGATGTCTCCTTCAGCGGGACCGGCGACACCACCGTCGAAGAGCTCGTCGCGGGCACCGTGAACGTTGCGAACGTCTACACGGCCGACCCACGCATCCAGACCGAGGATCTCGTCGTGCTCGAAGACCCGGAGGCGCTGTTCCTGGCATCCAACGTCGTCCCCCTGGTCAGTGAGACTGTGGCCGACGAGGTCGCCGGGGTGATCAATCCGATCAGCGCGGCGCTCACTCCGGAGGGGCTCGTCGCTCTGAACGTCAAGTCGACGCAGGACAAGGAGTCGCCGGCTGACATCGCCGCGGCCTGGCTCAGCGAGAACGGGCTGGACTGA
- a CDS encoding LLM class flavin-dependent oxidoreductase: MTRLQHFGWFLARGFGPHGWGHPYLEWNHTWTRPGLYQDSARTLEQAGFDLLIVEDAPSLGSAETIDLRVRHAFGGPKLDPLLLAPYLFAATQHLGVVPTVNPAAYLPYTAARQFATLQHLSGSRLGLNVVTDTGSARHFGAAPPLSHDAAYDRAEEWLTGIRDLWHSWPDDALIADPARGRYADGSLLHETVHRGKYFAFDGPLNFVPFEQGDPVIVSPGGSGRGLGFAGANSDVQLALAPLDEASITAYRGKIHDAARAQGRTPEDIKILFAIQPVLVSSAEEADRLVAASAHPADATLRNIAERQSSDLETDLTALDLDSPLDLSVFGDHVSHGSIRRLVGTSDPDAPLRELLAAHAQLGRLRDGSGFVGTADELADRIEELGTWGNDGVLLWGDLHPVTVHRMLDELVPILRRRGILRSEYTGGGLRANLQSF; the protein is encoded by the coding sequence GTGACCAGGCTGCAGCACTTCGGGTGGTTCCTCGCGCGCGGCTTCGGCCCGCACGGCTGGGGGCATCCGTACCTGGAGTGGAATCACACCTGGACACGGCCCGGGCTCTATCAGGATTCGGCGCGCACGCTCGAGCAGGCCGGGTTCGACCTGCTGATCGTCGAGGACGCGCCCTCGCTCGGCTCGGCCGAGACGATCGACCTGCGCGTCCGGCACGCGTTCGGCGGTCCCAAGCTCGATCCGCTACTGCTCGCGCCGTACCTGTTCGCGGCGACCCAGCATCTCGGCGTCGTCCCGACCGTCAATCCGGCCGCGTATCTGCCCTACACGGCCGCGCGGCAGTTCGCGACGCTGCAGCATCTCAGCGGCAGCCGGCTCGGCCTCAACGTGGTCACCGACACCGGCAGCGCACGACACTTCGGCGCCGCGCCCCCGCTGAGCCACGATGCCGCATACGACCGCGCGGAGGAATGGCTCACCGGCATCCGCGACCTCTGGCACAGCTGGCCCGATGACGCGCTCATCGCCGACCCGGCCCGGGGCCGCTATGCGGACGGCAGTCTGCTGCACGAGACCGTGCACCGCGGCAAATACTTCGCGTTCGACGGCCCGCTGAACTTCGTGCCGTTCGAGCAGGGCGATCCCGTGATCGTCTCCCCCGGCGGGTCGGGTCGGGGCCTCGGATTCGCGGGGGCGAACTCGGACGTGCAACTCGCGCTGGCGCCACTCGACGAGGCCAGCATCACCGCCTACCGCGGGAAGATCCACGATGCCGCCCGCGCGCAGGGGCGCACACCGGAAGACATCAAGATCCTGTTCGCAATCCAGCCCGTGCTGGTCTCATCGGCCGAAGAGGCCGACCGTCTCGTGGCCGCCTCCGCGCATCCCGCAGACGCGACGCTCCGGAACATCGCCGAACGGCAGTCCAGCGACCTGGAGACCGACCTGACGGCGCTCGACCTGGATTCCCCCTTGGACCTGTCGGTCTTCGGTGATCACGTCTCGCACGGCAGCATCCGGCGACTGGTCGGCACGAGCGATCCGGACGCCCCGCTGCGCGAACTGCTCGCAGCCCATGCCCAGCTGGGCCGGCTGCGCGACGGATCGGGCTTCGTCGGCACGGCAGACGAACTGGCCGACCGTATCGAGGAACTCGGCACGTGGGGCAACGACGGCGTGCTGCTGTGGGGCGACCTGCACCCGGTGACGGTGCACCGCATGCTCGACGAACTCGTCCCCATCCTGCGCCGCCGCGGCATTCTGCGCTCCGAGTACACCGGCGGCGGGCTCCGAGCCAACCTGCAGTCGTTCTGA
- a CDS encoding O-acetylhomoserine aminocarboxypropyltransferase/cysteine synthase family protein codes for MGDGSTGGFTTRQVHAGTRAPAASPRALPIHLTAGFTFDSFDDAASHFGSGDGFGYTRTGNPTVTAVEDKLASLEGGAQALLLASGQAAVAVALLGLVSAGQHVVSSTHIYEGTRGLLLDNLSRFGVTVDFVDDIGDPAAWRAAIRPTTRVLFAESIANARNDVLDIAAVAAVGEEHGIPLIIDNTFATPYLLRPIAHGAAVVVHSASKFLAGQGAVLGGVIVDSGRFDGGRDGALFPQLTEPPRGGGPSLWERHGGSARIAYLRESIAPRFGPTPSPLNAFFIGQGIETLSLRVQRQSENALALARWLEAHPAIASVDYAGLASHPTYDTARRYLQDGYGSVFAFTLRDGLPAARTVVESVQVFTHMTHLGDVRSLVLHPASTSHSHRTEDERLALGVHPGTLRVSIGIEDVADLRADLSRALDAVTAAPRTVEHERVA; via the coding sequence GTGGGCGACGGGTCTACGGGTGGGTTCACGACACGACAGGTGCACGCCGGCACGCGCGCCCCGGCGGCCTCCCCGCGCGCGCTGCCGATCCACCTGACGGCGGGCTTCACGTTCGACTCGTTCGACGACGCGGCGTCGCACTTCGGCTCCGGCGACGGCTTCGGCTACACCCGCACCGGCAACCCCACCGTGACCGCTGTCGAGGACAAGCTCGCATCGCTCGAGGGCGGCGCGCAGGCGCTGCTGCTGGCCAGTGGGCAGGCCGCCGTCGCGGTCGCGCTGCTCGGTCTCGTCTCGGCTGGTCAGCACGTGGTCAGCTCGACCCACATCTACGAGGGCACGCGGGGTCTGCTGCTGGACAATCTCAGCCGGTTCGGGGTGACCGTCGACTTCGTGGACGACATCGGCGATCCGGCAGCGTGGCGTGCCGCCATCCGGCCCACCACGCGTGTGCTGTTCGCCGAATCGATCGCCAACGCGCGCAACGACGTGCTCGACATCGCGGCGGTCGCCGCCGTCGGCGAGGAGCACGGCATCCCCCTCATCATCGACAACACCTTCGCGACGCCCTACCTGCTGCGCCCGATCGCGCACGGGGCTGCGGTGGTCGTGCACTCCGCCAGCAAGTTCCTCGCCGGACAGGGTGCGGTGCTGGGCGGGGTGATCGTCGACAGCGGGCGCTTCGACGGCGGACGCGACGGCGCGTTGTTCCCGCAGTTGACCGAGCCCCCGCGCGGCGGCGGCCCCTCCCTCTGGGAGCGGCACGGCGGCAGCGCGCGCATCGCGTACCTGCGGGAGAGCATCGCGCCGCGGTTCGGGCCCACCCCGTCGCCGCTCAACGCGTTCTTCATCGGTCAGGGCATCGAGACGCTCAGCCTACGCGTCCAGCGTCAATCGGAGAACGCTCTCGCGCTCGCGCGGTGGCTCGAAGCACATCCGGCCATCGCGTCGGTCGACTATGCGGGACTGGCATCCCACCCCACGTACGACACCGCACGCCGCTACCTGCAGGACGGCTACGGCTCGGTGTTCGCCTTCACGCTGCGCGACGGGCTGCCTGCGGCGCGCACGGTCGTCGAGTCGGTGCAGGTCTTCACGCACATGACCCACCTCGGCGATGTGCGCTCGCTCGTGCTGCACCCGGCATCCACGAGCCACAGCCACCGCACCGAGGACGAGCGCCTCGCGCTGGGGGTGCACCCCGGTACGCTGCGGGTGTCGATCGGGATCGAGGATGTCGCAGATCTGCGCGCGGACCTGTCCCGGGCGTTGGATGCCGTGACCGCGGCGCCCCGGACCGTCGAGCATGAGAGGGTCGCGTGA
- the leuC gene encoding 3-isopropylmalate dehydratase large subunit, with protein MSTTIPERPRTLAEKVWDDHVVVRGEDGQPDLIYIDLHLVHEVTSPQAFDGLRAEGRPVRRLDLTIATEDHNTPTLDIHKPIADLTSRTQIETLRRNAEEFGVRLHSLGDKEQGIVHVVGPQLGLTMPGITVVCGDSHTSTHGAFGAMAFGIGTSEVEHVLATQTLPLKPFKTMAITVEGELRPGVTAKDIILAVIAKIGTNGGQGYVLEYRGSAIRTLSMEGRMTMCNMSIEAGARAGMVAPDEITFEYVKDKPHAPQGQDWDDAVAYWRTLPSDEGAVYDAEVFLDAGELEPFVTWGTNPGQGVSLSDVVPSPDQFDDPNERAAAERALQYMDLTPGTPLKDVPVDAVFMGSCTNSRIEDLRQFASIIRGHTKAEGVRVMVVPGSARVRLEAEAEGLDKVITDFGAEWRFAGCSMCLGMNPDQLAPGERCASTSNRNFEGRQGKGGRTHLVSPLVAAATAVLGHLASPSDLQVLTGAEA; from the coding sequence ATGAGCACCACCATTCCCGAACGCCCCCGCACCCTGGCCGAGAAGGTCTGGGACGACCACGTCGTCGTGCGGGGTGAGGACGGTCAGCCCGACCTCATCTACATCGACCTGCACCTGGTCCACGAGGTCACCAGCCCGCAGGCCTTCGACGGTCTGCGCGCCGAGGGCCGCCCGGTTCGCCGCCTCGATCTGACGATCGCCACGGAGGACCACAACACTCCGACGCTCGACATCCACAAGCCGATCGCCGACCTCACCAGCCGCACGCAGATCGAGACCCTGCGCCGCAACGCCGAGGAGTTCGGCGTCCGGCTGCACTCGCTGGGCGACAAGGAGCAGGGCATCGTCCACGTGGTCGGCCCCCAACTCGGCCTCACCATGCCGGGGATCACCGTCGTCTGCGGCGACTCGCACACTTCGACCCACGGCGCCTTCGGGGCGATGGCCTTCGGTATCGGCACCAGTGAGGTCGAGCACGTCCTGGCGACGCAGACCCTGCCGCTGAAACCCTTCAAGACCATGGCGATCACCGTCGAGGGCGAGCTGAGGCCCGGCGTGACAGCGAAGGACATCATCCTCGCCGTCATCGCGAAGATCGGCACCAACGGCGGTCAGGGCTACGTGCTCGAGTACCGCGGCTCCGCCATCCGCACGCTGTCGATGGAGGGGCGCATGACGATGTGCAACATGTCCATCGAGGCCGGCGCGCGCGCCGGCATGGTCGCCCCTGACGAGATCACCTTCGAGTACGTCAAAGACAAGCCGCATGCGCCCCAGGGCCAGGACTGGGACGACGCGGTCGCCTATTGGCGCACGCTGCCGTCCGATGAGGGCGCCGTCTACGACGCCGAGGTGTTCCTCGACGCAGGTGAACTCGAGCCGTTCGTCACGTGGGGAACCAACCCCGGTCAGGGCGTGTCCCTGTCGGATGTCGTCCCCTCGCCCGACCAGTTCGACGACCCCAATGAGCGCGCCGCCGCCGAGCGCGCCTTGCAGTACATGGATCTGACGCCGGGCACTCCGCTGAAGGACGTGCCGGTGGATGCCGTGTTCATGGGCTCCTGCACCAACAGCCGCATCGAGGATCTACGACAGTTCGCGTCGATCATCCGCGGACACACGAAGGCCGAAGGCGTGCGTGTCATGGTGGTTCCGGGCTCCGCGCGCGTGCGGCTGGAGGCCGAGGCCGAGGGACTCGATAAGGTGATCACCGATTTCGGCGCGGAGTGGCGGTTCGCCGGCTGCTCGATGTGCCTGGGCATGAACCCCGACCAGCTCGCGCCGGGGGAGCGCTGCGCCTCCACCAGCAACCGCAACTTCGAGGGTCGGCAGGGCAAGGGCGGGCGCACGCACCTCGTGTCGCCGCTCGTGGCAGCCGCCACCGCAGTGCTCGGCCATCTCGCGAGCCCCAGCGATCTGCAGGTTCTGACCGGGGCGGAGGCCTGA
- the leuD gene encoding 3-isopropylmalate dehydratase small subunit produces the protein MDKFTTHTGVAAPLKRSAVDTDQIIPAVYLKRVTKTGFEDALFSSWRQDPEFVLNQPAFQGASVLVAGPDFGTGSSREHAVWALRDFGFKVVLSPRFADIFRGNAGKQGLVTGVVSETDIDAIWAKIDAEPGIVMTVSLEDRTARIGDLQVGFEIDDYTRWRLLEGLDDIGLTLRSADEIAAFEARREAWRPRTIPVP, from the coding sequence ATGGACAAGTTCACCACGCACACCGGCGTCGCCGCTCCGCTGAAGCGCTCCGCCGTCGACACCGACCAGATCATCCCGGCCGTCTACCTCAAGCGCGTCACCAAGACCGGCTTCGAGGACGCCCTGTTCTCCAGCTGGCGCCAGGACCCCGAGTTCGTGCTGAACCAGCCGGCGTTCCAGGGTGCGTCGGTGCTGGTCGCAGGACCGGACTTCGGTACCGGCTCGAGCCGTGAGCACGCCGTATGGGCGCTGCGCGACTTCGGGTTCAAGGTCGTGCTGAGCCCCCGATTCGCCGACATCTTCCGCGGCAACGCCGGGAAGCAGGGTCTGGTGACCGGTGTCGTCTCCGAGACGGACATCGACGCCATCTGGGCGAAGATCGACGCCGAGCCCGGCATCGTGATGACCGTGAGCCTCGAGGACCGCACGGCACGTATCGGTGACCTCCAGGTGGGTTTCGAGATCGATGATTACACTAGGTGGCGGCTCCTCGAAGGGCTCGACGACATCGGGCTCACACTGCGCAGCGCGGATGAGATCGCTGCGTTCGAGGCGCGCCGAGAGGCGTGGCGACCCCGGACGATCCCCGTTCCGTAG
- the murA gene encoding UDP-N-acetylglucosamine 1-carboxyvinyltransferase, with amino-acid sequence MNTLLSASASSHPGGGEGELPGEILSIRGGRPLTGRVDVKGAKNLATKAMVAALLGGTESVLRDVPVISDVQVVRSLLEVHGVTVTDDGEGVLRLDPSGAESAHMEEIDAHAGASRIPILFCGPLLHLLGQAFIPDLGGCRIGDRPIDFHLDALRAFGAVVEKLPSGIRLSAPDGLHGADIELPYPSVGATEQVLLTAVRAKGTTELRGAAIEPEIMDLIAVLQKMGAIISYEPNRVIFIEGVDSLRGYDHRCIFDRNEAASWACAALATDGDIFVGGAKQQEMLTFLNVFRKAGGDFDIAEDGIRFRRGGALKPVVVETDVHPGFMTDWQQPLIVALTQADGESIVHETVYENRLGFTRALVQMGADIVVHPEGIAAPDRRVPRRALEQAAVINGPTPLHGADVVVPDLRGGYSYVIAALAAEGESTVRNIGIIRRGYEKFLDKLTALGADFDVVG; translated from the coding sequence ATGAACACACTCCTCAGCGCGTCGGCATCATCGCACCCCGGCGGCGGGGAGGGCGAGCTTCCGGGCGAGATCCTCTCGATCCGCGGCGGCCGACCGCTGACGGGTCGTGTCGATGTGAAAGGTGCGAAGAACCTCGCCACCAAGGCGATGGTCGCCGCCCTCCTCGGCGGCACCGAGAGCGTCCTCCGTGACGTCCCGGTGATCAGTGACGTCCAGGTCGTACGGTCGCTCCTCGAGGTGCATGGCGTCACGGTCACCGACGACGGCGAGGGCGTGCTGCGCCTCGACCCGAGCGGCGCCGAGTCCGCGCACATGGAGGAGATCGACGCCCATGCAGGGGCCTCGCGCATCCCGATACTGTTCTGCGGGCCGCTGCTGCACCTGCTCGGTCAGGCCTTCATCCCCGACCTGGGTGGATGCCGGATCGGCGACCGGCCCATCGACTTCCACCTCGATGCACTCCGTGCTTTCGGCGCGGTCGTCGAGAAGCTGCCCAGCGGCATCCGGCTGTCCGCTCCTGACGGGTTGCACGGCGCGGACATCGAACTGCCGTACCCGAGCGTCGGCGCCACCGAACAGGTCCTGCTCACGGCGGTGCGCGCGAAGGGCACGACCGAGCTGCGGGGAGCGGCCATCGAACCCGAGATCATGGATCTCATCGCAGTGCTGCAGAAGATGGGCGCGATCATCTCGTATGAGCCGAACCGCGTCATCTTCATCGAGGGTGTCGACAGCCTGCGCGGGTACGACCACCGCTGCATCTTCGACCGCAACGAAGCAGCGTCCTGGGCATGCGCCGCGCTGGCGACCGACGGCGACATCTTCGTCGGCGGTGCGAAGCAGCAGGAGATGCTGACGTTCCTCAATGTCTTCCGCAAGGCCGGCGGCGACTTCGACATCGCCGAGGACGGCATCCGCTTCCGCCGTGGCGGTGCGCTGAAGCCCGTCGTGGTCGAGACCGACGTGCACCCGGGGTTCATGACCGACTGGCAGCAGCCTCTCATCGTGGCGCTGACCCAGGCCGACGGCGAGTCGATCGTGCACGAGACCGTGTACGAGAACCGCCTCGGCTTCACGCGGGCACTCGTGCAGATGGGCGCCGACATCGTGGTCCACCCGGAGGGCATCGCCGCGCCCGACCGGCGGGTGCCGCGTCGTGCGCTCGAGCAGGCGGCCGTCATCAACGGACCCACTCCGCTGCACGGCGCCGATGTGGTGGTCCCCGACCTGCGCGGCGGGTACAGCTATGTCATCGCCGCACTCGCGGCCGAAGGCGAGTCGACCGTGCGCAACATCGGCATCATCCGCCGCGGCTACGAGAAGTTCCTCGACAAGCTGACCGCGCTGGGCGCCGACTTCGACGTGGTGGGCTGA